GCTTTCCCGATGCACGCCCTGAGCGCTGGCTAGGCGCGCTATCACTTATTGTTATTTCGTTGATTAGCTTGGGAAATGTGGTCACGCGTTATCTAACAGGCGGCTCATTTTCGTTTACCGAAGAGTTTTCCGTATTCTTACTGGTAGTGCTAACGTTTGCAGGAGCATCGGTGGCGCTTAGGCGAAACCGCCATATTCGTATCGGTTTTTTAGAGAGAGCGCTGCCTAGGCGTTGGCGCAGTGCACTTATTCTATTTCAAGCGCTGTGTGGGTTTACCGTTCTGGGCTTAATCACTTGGTACGGTGGAAAGCTGGCTTGGCAAGAGTATCAGTGGGAATCGCTATCGCCAGGGTTAGGGCTCCCCCAATGGTGGTACTTGGTATGGCTACCGGTATTATCAACTGCCATGGTATGGCGTCTCGTTCAGCAAACCCGTGATCGATTAAAGGGAGGGCTAATTGATGACGCCTGATGTCTGGATGATTCTCGCCTTTGCCGGATTTTTGATAGCGGGTGTGCCAGTTGCATTTTCGCTCGCGTTAGCTGGCTCAGTGGGTATTGTGGCCGGGCTTTCGCCAGATATGTTGGCAACGCTGGGCACCAATACCTATAACAGCATTGCCAAGTATCCTTTAATCGCGATACCGCTATTCATACTGACAGGTCTGATTTTTGAGCGCTCTGGTGTGGCGTTACGCTTGGTACGCTTTGCGCAGGCGCTTATTGGGCCTCGCCATGGCGGTCTGGCGCTGGTTGCGGTGCTGGTGTGCATGATTATGGGGGGCATGAGTGGATCAGGCCCTGCGGATGCAGCTGCAGTGGCCATGGTAATGCTTCCAAGCATGACAAAAGCGGGCTATCCAAAGCCATTTTCCGCAACACTCATTGCCGCATCGGCATCCACCGCTATCCTAATCCCACCTTCCGTGGCGCTAATTCTTTACTCGATTGTGGTACCTGGCGTTGATCTACGCGCGTTATTTGCAGCAGGCCTCTTTCCCGGCATTTTGGCAGGGCTGGCGCTGCTGGTGCCTGCAATGATTGTCGCTAAGCGCTATGGCTGGGAGGGGACGCCAGTAGAGGGTGCTGAAACGTTGACCGTTCGCACGACGTTCCGGCAGGCGTTACCCGCCTTGTTTGCTCCGGTACTCATTTTAGGAGGGCTGCGTTCAGGCCTATTTACCCCGACCGAAGCCGCCGTAGTGGCGGTTGCTTATGGCACCGTCGTGGGGTTATTTCTGACGAAAGAGCTCTCGTTACGTGACCTGTGGGAGTTGTTAGGAGAGGCCGCGATTATTTCTGGGGTGGTGATGTTGATTATCGCCCTGGCGGGTATTTTTGCTTGGGCCGGTACGATGCTAGGCACTTTCCGCCATTTGGCAGAGTGGATTATTAGCTTAACGGATAACGGTGTTTTGCTGCTGGTGCTTGTCATGCTGGCGGTACTGGTCGCTGGCATGTTGCTTGATGCTATTTCTATTTACCTCATCATGATGCCTGTGCTTATTCCGGTGATGCAGCACTTTGAATGGAACCCCGTATGGTTCGGCATTCTCTTGGCTATGAACATCGCTATTGGGCAATTTACTCCGCCGGTTGCGGTGAATTTGATGGTAACGACAGAGGTTGCAAAAATCCGCTTGGAAGAGACGCTGGGCTGGGCATTCTTGTTTGTTTTGGCGATGGGGTGTGCTTTAGCCCTGGTGGCTATTTTTCCGAGTATTGCTCTGTGGTTGCCATCGGTACTTGGTTATAACATCTGAAGCACACCTCAGTTCGTGCCCTGAATTGACCCTAAGATGCTCTACCCGCTATACGCTATGCAAATACGGCATGGTAATTAACGGTAACTAAACGTTGTACATGAGTAATCTGAATTTGTTGTTTGAGCTGCTTGTGGTAGGTGATGCCATGCTTTTTGTGCACTACCACTAAGCATTAAGTGTATTTGCTGAGCAGAGGGACTGAATAGCAAGCACGAGGAAGTATCTAAGCGATAAACCCATAATGACTTGCCGTGTACTTCGCCAAGTAGGTTTTTTTTCGCTAAAGTAGTAAGTGTCGGCTGTGTTAGTCGACGTTGATAACAGATTGTCTTGAAAACGTTTTGGCAAAAAAACACCTGAGGGAATCGTTTAGCAGGTGGAGTTAAAGCGTATAACGCTCACAACATCAAGATAAAGAGGTGTGTCCATGAAACGCCATGTATTTTCCACTGCCGCCTTCTCTGGCGCGCTGATTGCGGCCGCTACGTTTGCATCTCCGGCGGTTGCACAGGAACGCTTCATCACTATCGGCACCGGTGGCCAAACAGGTGTGTACTACGTAGTCGGTCAGTCGATCTGTCGATTGGTGAACCGTCTGGAAGACGCAAATATCAAATGTAATGCTCCTTCCACAGGTGGATCTGTTGCCAATATTAATGGCATCAAGTCTGGCGAATTGGACATGGGTGTTGCTCAGTCGGATGTCCAGTACCAAGCTTACAATGGCACTGGGAATTTCGAAGGGGAGCCTTATGAAGAGCTTAGGGCTGTGTTCCGTGTTCACGGTGAGCCTTTGACTCTGCTTGCGCGTGCTGACTCAGGAATCGAAACACTCGATGACCTAGAAGGAAAACGCGTCAATATTGGTAATCCAGGTTCAGGTCAGCGCAACACCATGGAAGTGGTGATGGATGCGAAAGGCTGGACTGAAGATACCTTCTCCTTAGCATCTCAGCTTGATGCCGCAGAGCAAGCGGCAGCTCTTTCCGATAATAACATTGATGCCATGGTTTATGTGGTGGGCCATCCCAATGGTTCCATCCAAGAAGCTACCACCACCGTTGATGCTCGCCTGATCTCGCTTAATGACGAAGACATCCAGGGCATCGTTGATGAATACCCGTACTATTCAACATCGGTAATTCCGGGGGGGCTGTATCGTGGTAACGACGAAGATGTCGAAACTTTCGGTGTGGCGGCTACGTTTGTAACAACTGCTGAGGCTGATGAAGACGTCATCTACCAGACCGTCAAGGCAGTTTTTGACAACTTTGATCGCTTCAAACGCCTGCATCCGGCCTTCGAGAATCTTGATCCGGAAGAAATGGTAACTCAGGGGCTTTCTGCACCTCTGCATGATGGGGCAGCGCGTTACTACCGTGAACAAGGCTGGATCGAGTAACCGTATAGCTTGACGTACTGTTACCTTGGTAAGAAATGCGCGGCTACCCCAGGGTACCGCGCATTTTAGCTTAGAATGTTTATAGGGCATTTCGATATGGCAATTAGGCGTCAATCGTCTCGGAGAAGGGCAGGCATATGACTGAAGATAAGAATAGACCTTCGGGAGCCGGAGTAGACTTGGAGGATATGGTAGCCTCCAGTGACACGGGAGCCCGTAAACCGAGCGGCATGCCCGGTAAGCTTCTGGTGAGCATTGCAGCGGTGTGGTCTCTGTTTCAATTGTGGATTGCTTCTCCAGTGCCCTTCATTTTGGGGTTTGGTGTTTTTAATGCCACTGAAGCCCGCTCTATCCACTTAGCTTTTGCGCTGTTTCTGGCATACATGGCCTATCCGGCACTCAAGCGTTCGCCTCGTGACCGTATTCCGATCCAGGATTGGATACTTGCAGCAACGGCAGCCTTTTGTGGCGCTTACATGTTTATGTTTTACGAGCAGCTATCCCAGCGCCCCGGCGCGCCAATAATGCAGGACGTTATTATTGGTATCGCAGGGATACTGCTACTGCTTGAAGCGACCCGTCGTGCGCTTGGCCCGCCGTTGATGATTGTGGCGTCAGTTTTCCTTATCTATAGCTTGGCTGGCCCTTGGATGCCGGGCATTCTTTCACATGGTGGCGTTAGTCTATTCGGTTTGATTAATCACCAGTGGTTGACGACTCAGGGGGTCTTCGGTATCGCTCTGGGGGTCTCAACTAGCTTCGTGTTTCTATTTGTGTTGTTCGGTGCTTTGCTAGATAAGGCTGGTGCTGGCAACTACTTTATAAAAGTTGCATTTTCGCTGCTTGGTCACTATCGCGGTGGTCCAGCGAAAGCTGCTGTAGTCGCCTCTGCAATGACCGGTTTGATTTCCGGTTCTTCGATTGCCAATGTCGTGACCACCGGTACTTTTACGGTGCCAATGATGAAAAGGGTAGGGTTTTCCTCCGAAAAGGCGGGCGCTGTCGAAGTGGCGTCATCGGTCAACGGACAGATTATGCCTCCGGTGATGGGGGCTGCTGCCTTCCTGATGGTCGAGTATGTAGGTATTTCTTATGTCGAAGTAATTAAGCATGCCTTCTTGCCTGCACTGATCTCTTATATCGCACTGGTCTATATTGTTCACTTGGAAGCCCTGAAGGCCAATATGCAGGGGCTTCAGAGTAGCAATCCGCCTAAGCCGATGGTCAATAAAGTGATCGGTTTTCTCGGTGGTTTGCTACTGATGATGATTACCGCTCTAGGGGTCTATTATGGCCTTGGTTGGCTCAAACCAGTACTGGGCGACGCTACTCCCTGGGTGGTGGCCGTTGGGCTGACAGTGATCTATATTGCACTACTCAAACTGGCGGCAGGTTACCCCGAACTTGAGCTTGATGATCCTAACCAACCAATCTATTCGCTGCCGCAGACGAAGCCTACAGTGCTGGTTGGCTTGCAGTACATTTTGCCTGTCATTGTGTTGGTCTGGTGTCTGATGGTCGAGCGCTTGTCGCCAGGGCTGTCGGCTTTTTGGGCCACTGTTTTCATGATCTTCATCATTCTTACTCAACGTCCCATCACTTCGATCTTCAGGGGTCGCGGCGATATGGCTGCGGATTTGCGTGAAGGCGTTATGGATCTGTGGAGCGGCTTAGTCACTGGTGCCCGCAACATGATTGGTATTGGCATCGCCACTGCCACCGCCGGCATCATTGTCGGTGCTGTATCGCAGACCGGGGTGGGTCTGGTACTGGCTGAGGTAGTGGAAACGCTTGCCATGGGTAACTTGATGCTGATTTTGCTGCTTACAGCAGTGCTCAGCTTGATTCTTGGCATGGGGTTGCCTACGACGGCTAACTACATTGTAGTATCGGCGTTACTGGCGCCAGTTGTCGTCAGCTTAGGTGCTGAAAATGGCCTGCTAGTACCATTGATTGCGGTGCACCTGTTTGTGTTTTATTTCGGCATCATGGCGGATGTTACGCCGCCGGTGGGACTGGCGTCCTTTGCGGCGGCGGCAGTATCGGGTGGCGATCCCATTCGGACAGGTTTCCAGGCTTTCTATTACAGCCTTCGTACCGCGGCATTGCCGTTTTTGTTCATCTTTAATACCGATCTGCTGCTAATTGATGTGACCTTTCTTCAGGGGGTTCTGATCTTTGTCGTTTCGACTATCGCCATGCTGATCTTCGCTGCGGCGACCCAGGGCTTCATGATTACACGCAACCGTTGGTATGAATCTATCATTCTGTTGCTGATCGCGTTCACGCTGTTCCGCCCCGGTTTCTGGATGGATATGATCCATGACCCCTATGAGTCGATACCTCCCGATCAATTCGTTGAAGTGCTTGGCAGTGTCGACGAAGACTCTACTCTGCGTTTGCAGATTGCAGGTCTTGATGACTACGGCGATCCGATGACGACCTACATGATACTTCCGGTGCCAGAGGGGGAAACAGGACAAGAGCGGCTCGATAACCTTGGCATGGAGCTTTTTATTGAGGATGGAACAGCGACTGTTGATATGGTGGCTTATGGCAGCCAAGCAGCAGATCTCGGCTTAGATTTCGATCAAGAAATCATCGAGGTATTGGCTCCTGTTGACCGTTGGACTAAAGAACTGATGTGGATTCCTGCGTTCCTGGTTTTTGGGCTGATTGTATTGATGCAGCGCCGGCGTCGTAATAACACGTCAGCTACCGCTGCTGCATGAAGGAGAATGCCATGTACAGCAAGATCATGTTGCCGGTGGACTTGAATGAGGAAGCTTCTTGGTCAAAGGCACTGCCTACAGCCCTGACGTTATGTCGTACTTTTGGTGCTTCGCTACATGTGGTTACGGTACTGCCGGATTACCGTATGCCTATGGTGGGTTCCTATTTTCCCAAGGACTTCGCTAAAAAGGCGCACACAGCGATAACCGAGGCACTTCATGACTTCATTAAGGAGAAAGTGCCTGAGGACATTCAGGTGCAAAGTGTCACTGTGGATGGATCCCCATGGGAGGGGATTATCAAGGCTGGTAAGAAACTGGATGTGGATCTGATCGTTATGGCATCACATACCAAGCGTAAATTTGTAGATTATGTCTTGGGGCCTAATGCTGAACATGTGGTTCATCATTCTAAGGTATCGGTAATGATCGTGCGCTGACGTTTCAGTACCGAGTTGTTTGTTAAACGAACTCCAGGCCATTTGGCCTGGAGTTTTTGTTTGTGGGGTTATATTAACGTTGGCTAACGCATCGAATAAATTGGCGTTAATGGCATGAAAGCAGGATTTTTTGTACGCGATGTCTTTAGACGGCCCCAGCCTGTCAATGCTCAGCTACATTAAAGGTACGTTAAGCCATTAACTCATGGTTAACGAACTCATGCATGTGGCAACTCTTTTCAGGTATTCGGTAAGCGTTACTCCAACCTGACCTGGGTTTAAAAGGCCACCGCTGCAGTGGGGTAAATCTAAGGAGTCATGCCATGAATGCAGCTACAACAAAAACGCACGACCGAGCAGATATGTCTAACGTGAAAATTACTATTAATAAGGTTGGTATGGATCGGCCGCGTGCATGGCTTGCCGCGGGGTTTGAGGATTTTCGTCGTGCAACAGCTATTAGTTTAACCTACGGCATGTTTTGGGTGGGATTGAGCATAGCCATTACTGCGGGCGCAGTAACACTTGGCTATTGGTACTGGTTATTACCCATGATCGCTGGGTTTATGTTTGTTGGTCCACTCGTTGCAGTCGGTTCCTATGGTATTAGTCGCGCTATTGAACATGGGCGAGTACCTAACTTGGGAGATGCTTTCGGAAGTTGGCGCCCACATGCAGGCCAATTGGCAATGATGGGGGTGATGATGATGATTTTCTTCCTCGCCTGGATTCGTCTGGCAACACTACTGTTTGCGCTGTTCTTTGGATTTGAAGTACCTAACCCAGCCACCCTTTATACATCACTCCTAACCACGCCTGAAGGCTTGGGGATGATTGCAGTAGGCACGGTTGCAGGTGGTATACTCGCCTTTGGTGCGTTTGCAATTAGTTCAGTGGCGATTCCCACGTTGATGGATCATGACTTGACCTTTATGGAAGGCATCGAAGCCAGTGTCCGTTGTGTGGCTAGCAACTTCCGCCCAATGCTGCTGTGGGCCGTTATTCTCACCGGTTGTGTACTGGTAGGCGTAATGACCTTTTACATTGGCTTGGCGCTAATACTGCCCGTGCTAGGCCATGCAAGCTGGCATGCCTATGAGGATCTAGTTCGTATTGAGCCAGTCGAAGAACTTAAGACCTAGAGCGAGTAAGAGGTAAGAGCTACGGAAACGTTGAGACTCACGTTAGGCATCAAGCAAAAAAGCATTTAACCTGACCCGGTAGAAGAGATAGCGTAACCTTTGCGCTATCTCTTTTTTTATCCAGAGTCCTGCTTGTCCTGAGGGTTGGCAGAAATGGGCCATATTTTCAGGGCATTGTGTCGTGAGGTAACCGTTGTGAAAGCGTTGTTATTGGGGTGTATTATGCTGGTGTTCAGCATTCCCCTGGCGGGTCATGAGCGGGAAAGAGGGTTTCTAGAGTTGCCAGATGGGCCTGTTATTCTGACAATTAACGGTGGCATAACACATTTCAACGCAGCCCAGGAGGCGCGCTTTGATCTTGCCATGTTACAAGCCTTGCCACAGCACTCCTTTGAAACGGGCACGCCGTGGACAGAAGGCAGCAGTGCATATAGCGGACCGTTAATGCGAACATTATTAGAGCATGTTGGACTGACTGGTTCTGAAGATGGTTCTGGAAATGGTTCTGGAAATGGTTCTGGAAATGGTTCTGGAAATAGCGTCTACGTTTCTGCCTTAAACGGGTTCGAAGCGGAAATACCGGTCAGTGATTTTTATGAGTACGATGTGATCTTAGCATTAGAGCGGAATGGGCAAAGCATCCCTATCCGTGAATATGGCCCTTTGTGGGTGCTCTATCCTTTCAGCCAAGATGAGGCTCTTTTGAGCGAAAAAATGCGTTTTAGAGCTGTTTGGCAAGTCATGCAGATAAATGTCCGTTAGTCGGTCTATTTCTCGAGCGCCCCGCCTGCTGCGTTATCCGCGTCGCTTTAAAGTGGTTGCCATGATTACCGTTCTGCTGTTCGCAGCAGCACTGGTAGTGGCAGCCTTAGCAGCTTGGCGTCAGGATAATTTGACGCAAAGCTTGAGAGAAGATACGGCTTGGGTAGCCTATAAGCTTGATCGCGATGCGATTCAGCTATTCAACCATTTACTTGCGACCACTCGCGGCCCGCTTTCACCTTCCGATCAAGATGATTTAAATCTGCGTTTCGAACTGCTGTATAGCCGAATTATGCTGTTGCAAGAGGGCGAAGTGAGCCTTCTGTTAGAAAATATCAGCATGGCAAAAGCATTATTAGCTCAAATTCAGCAGCAGCTAGATACGCTAGATCCCATGTTTGAGCCTTACGCGTCGCTAACTCAACTACCGATTACTGAGCTAGAGGAAGAGCTGCTGGTGCTCACCCGGCTTACAGAGCGATTTGTTATCGCTATTAATGGTTATCTAGCGGAGTCTGCGACTGAAGAGCGAGTTCTATTAAGTGTTTTATATAAGCTTTTAATGTCGTTATTGGTCGGTATGAGTTTGGCGGTATTGCTGGTAATTGTATTTCTCGTGCGCGAAATGCGAGAAAGCGCCGCCGCTCGTCGTGAGCAAGAGCAACTGAGCCGTCAACTTGAAGTCACTGCCACGCAGGCACAGGCTGCAAATCACGCTAAATCAGACTTTTTAGCGATGGTTAGTCATGAAATTCGCACGCCACTCAACGGGGTTATTGGTATGAGTGAGTTACTGCGAGAGCCATCTAGCCTTGCGCAAGTAGAAGACTATGCCCGCACGATTCATGACAGCGCTAATCAACTGCTGGCGATGATCAATGAAATTCTTGATTTCTCAAAGATCGAAGCGGGGCACCTAACGCTTGAAACCTCGCCCACTGCCCTTAAACCATTAGTCGACAGCGTCATATCGCTATTTGAGCCTCGCGCTAAAGCTAAAGGCCTGCAGTTAACGTTATATATCGATCCTTTAGTACCTGGATGGGTAATGATCGATGCCAGCCGACTGCGCCAGATTTTGCTTAATCTTATTGCCAACGCTATTAAGTTTACTGACCATGGTGAGGTCAATATATGTATTTATTCCACGGTAAAGTGCCTGTCATTTGACGTTCGTGATACCGGTTGTGGCTTGAATGAGGAGCAACAGGCGTCACTATTTGAACCATTTCAGCAAGCGGATGAGTCCGTTGCTCGCCGGTTCGGCGGTACTGGATTAGGTTTGGCGATTTGTAAACGTCTGAGCGAAGCTATGCAAGGACGACTAGGGGTTCGTAGCACTCCTGGACAGGGCAGCACATTTTGGTGTGAGTTGCCCCTGGTAGAAGCTAGCCCCGTCAACGCCCCGTTGCCGTCTGAACCGATGCTAGATTTTGCGGGCATATCCTTACTGCTGGTGGAAGATAATGCCGTCAATCGTAAAGTCGCCACTGGGCTACTGTCTCGTCTCGGTTGCGACGTAGTCTGTGCTGAAAATGGCCAGGATGCTCTAGACATGGTGCAGGCTCAGCAAGTGCATCTCATCTTTATGGATATCCAGCTACCGGATATCGATGGCATTACCGTGACTAAACGGCTTCGCTCTCAAGGTGGTTGGTTGGCTGATGTGCCTATTGTTGCCATGACGGCTGGTGGCGTAGAAGGTGTTCGCCAGCGCTGCCTTGCAGCGGGAATGAGTGATTATATTACTAAACCGCTGTCCTTACTTACCCTTAGCAATGTGCTGTCACTGCAGCTGTTTACGGTTTCGCGCCCATACGCCTTGCCGGTGTTGCCTTCAGATCTGGAGCAGCATGAATTACAGCCACTGATTAACCGTGAAACACTAGAGACACTAGCTGTGTCGTTGGGGGCTGAAAGTGTCGATCAACTCATCATGCTATATCACCAGCAAGTAAGTGATTACGTTGCTCAGTTGGCTGCTTACCTGAGAAGCACGGCATTGCTAACGGCGGAGCAAACCAAGCAAGTGGCGCGCTTAGCACACCAACTGCGCGGCGAATCGCTCGGCGTAGGGGCAGAACGTTTGGCCGCCGAGGCCAAACGGCTCGAAATAATCGCCAGTAGCAGCGATTCTTCACCGCAGGATTTTAATGAAACCCTGAGCCTGCTGAGACAAACCGCTTCGCGAACTCATGCAGCGTTGGAGAAATGGCGCCGTGACGATAGCACCGAAGAATAGCGGTATTCAGACCGCCGCCAGTAATCAGCTAAATCCCTTCCAAGCCGCCCGTGAGCTGGCTCAACAGCTAGGCCATGAGCACTTAGGCTTTGTGTTATTTTTTTGCAGTGCTGAGTATCCGTTAGAGGAACTAGCCGCCGCCCTTGGCGGTGCGTTTGATATGGTGCCGATGAGTGGTTGCACGACGGCGGGCGAAATTACACCGCAAGGCTATGACCGAGGCTCTGTAGTAGCGATAGGTTTTGATCGCCGCGTGTTTGCGATTGAAACCGCACTGGTAGACGACCTTGAACACTTTGACCTTAGCCGTGCACAACCCCTCGTGGATACCTTGCTGGAGCGTTGCCGGCAGCAGGCTGTAGCACCGGTGAACGAGCATAGCTTTGCGCTCACCTTGCTAGATGGCTTGTCCAGCCGTGAAGAACAGGTTTTAGCAACCTTAGATGCCGCTCTTGGTCGTATTCCCAGCTTTGGTGGCTCGGCTGGTGATGATAATCATCTTGCCCACACCCATGTTTATGCGAATGGACAGTTTCATACCCGCGCCGCCGTGGTGGTAATGATTAACACGCGGCTGCCGTTTGAGGTGTTTTCTACCCATCATCTTGAGCCGCTTGCCCATAAATTAGTAGTGACAGACGCTGATCGGGAACAGCGCCGAGTGTTAGAACTCAACGGTTTGCCCGCCGCAGAGGTTTATGCAGCGTTAGTCGACTGTCCTGTTGATGCGCTATCGCCATCCATTTTTGCCCAGCATCCGCTGGCGGTTTATATCGGCGGTCAACACTATATCCGTTCAATACAGCGTGTGAATGAAGATGCTAGCTTAACCTTCTACTGTGCGGTAGAAACGGGCATCGTGCTAACCGCGATGCGGCCTACGCCGTTACTCTTAGATCTAGAGGTGATGTTACAGCGCGTGCAACAACGCCTGGGTGCAACAGCGCCTGCAATTATAGGTTGCGACTGTTTTTTACGACGCATGGCGCTTGAGTCATTGCAACAGCTGGGTCAGGCATCAGCGCTGCTTCGTCAGGCACGGGTGGTGGGGTTTAATACCTATGGCGAACAGCATCATGGCATGCACGTAAACCAAACTTTTACGGGGGTGGCCTTTGGCGCTCTTCCAACTAGCGGCGGATAGCGATACAGCGCAGGATAATGCCACGCTGCGCGAGGAAAACCGTCGTTTGCGTAAGGTTTGCCAGGCGCTGATGGAGCGTGTGGAGTCCGGAGCAAGCCCCAACAGCGCTCCCTATGCAGCGTTTGAGCGCTCGGTGCTGCTGGCAGAGCAAGTGCGCGAACGCACT
This genomic window from Halomonas sp. TD01 contains:
- a CDS encoding TRAP transporter small permease, translating into MKGFPDARPERWLGALSLIVISLISLGNVVTRYLTGGSFSFTEEFSVFLLVVLTFAGASVALRRNRHIRIGFLERALPRRWRSALILFQALCGFTVLGLITWYGGKLAWQEYQWESLSPGLGLPQWWYLVWLPVLSTAMVWRLVQQTRDRLKGGLIDDA
- a CDS encoding TRAP transporter large permease; translation: MTPDVWMILAFAGFLIAGVPVAFSLALAGSVGIVAGLSPDMLATLGTNTYNSIAKYPLIAIPLFILTGLIFERSGVALRLVRFAQALIGPRHGGLALVAVLVCMIMGGMSGSGPADAAAVAMVMLPSMTKAGYPKPFSATLIAASASTAILIPPSVALILYSIVVPGVDLRALFAAGLFPGILAGLALLVPAMIVAKRYGWEGTPVEGAETLTVRTTFRQALPALFAPVLILGGLRSGLFTPTEAAVVAVAYGTVVGLFLTKELSLRDLWELLGEAAIISGVVMLIIALAGIFAWAGTMLGTFRHLAEWIISLTDNGVLLLVLVMLAVLVAGMLLDAISIYLIMMPVLIPVMQHFEWNPVWFGILLAMNIAIGQFTPPVAVNLMVTTEVAKIRLEETLGWAFLFVLAMGCALALVAIFPSIALWLPSVLGYNI
- a CDS encoding TAXI family TRAP transporter solute-binding subunit; translated protein: MKRHVFSTAAFSGALIAAATFASPAVAQERFITIGTGGQTGVYYVVGQSICRLVNRLEDANIKCNAPSTGGSVANINGIKSGELDMGVAQSDVQYQAYNGTGNFEGEPYEELRAVFRVHGEPLTLLARADSGIETLDDLEGKRVNIGNPGSGQRNTMEVVMDAKGWTEDTFSLASQLDAAEQAAALSDNNIDAMVYVVGHPNGSIQEATTTVDARLISLNDEDIQGIVDEYPYYSTSVIPGGLYRGNDEDVETFGVAATFVTTAEADEDVIYQTVKAVFDNFDRFKRLHPAFENLDPEEMVTQGLSAPLHDGAARYYREQGWIE
- a CDS encoding TRAP transporter permease, translated to MTEDKNRPSGAGVDLEDMVASSDTGARKPSGMPGKLLVSIAAVWSLFQLWIASPVPFILGFGVFNATEARSIHLAFALFLAYMAYPALKRSPRDRIPIQDWILAATAAFCGAYMFMFYEQLSQRPGAPIMQDVIIGIAGILLLLEATRRALGPPLMIVASVFLIYSLAGPWMPGILSHGGVSLFGLINHQWLTTQGVFGIALGVSTSFVFLFVLFGALLDKAGAGNYFIKVAFSLLGHYRGGPAKAAVVASAMTGLISGSSIANVVTTGTFTVPMMKRVGFSSEKAGAVEVASSVNGQIMPPVMGAAAFLMVEYVGISYVEVIKHAFLPALISYIALVYIVHLEALKANMQGLQSSNPPKPMVNKVIGFLGGLLLMMITALGVYYGLGWLKPVLGDATPWVVAVGLTVIYIALLKLAAGYPELELDDPNQPIYSLPQTKPTVLVGLQYILPVIVLVWCLMVERLSPGLSAFWATVFMIFIILTQRPITSIFRGRGDMAADLREGVMDLWSGLVTGARNMIGIGIATATAGIIVGAVSQTGVGLVLAEVVETLAMGNLMLILLLTAVLSLILGMGLPTTANYIVVSALLAPVVVSLGAENGLLVPLIAVHLFVFYFGIMADVTPPVGLASFAAAAVSGGDPIRTGFQAFYYSLRTAALPFLFIFNTDLLLIDVTFLQGVLIFVVSTIAMLIFAAATQGFMITRNRWYESIILLLIAFTLFRPGFWMDMIHDPYESIPPDQFVEVLGSVDEDSTLRLQIAGLDDYGDPMTTYMILPVPEGETGQERLDNLGMELFIEDGTATVDMVAYGSQAADLGLDFDQEIIEVLAPVDRWTKELMWIPAFLVFGLIVLMQRRRRNNTSATAAA
- a CDS encoding universal stress protein; this translates as MYSKIMLPVDLNEEASWSKALPTALTLCRTFGASLHVVTVLPDYRMPMVGSYFPKDFAKKAHTAITEALHDFIKEKVPEDIQVQSVTVDGSPWEGIIKAGKKLDVDLIVMASHTKRKFVDYVLGPNAEHVVHHSKVSVMIVR
- a CDS encoding DUF2189 domain-containing protein encodes the protein MNAATTKTHDRADMSNVKITINKVGMDRPRAWLAAGFEDFRRATAISLTYGMFWVGLSIAITAGAVTLGYWYWLLPMIAGFMFVGPLVAVGSYGISRAIEHGRVPNLGDAFGSWRPHAGQLAMMGVMMMIFFLAWIRLATLLFALFFGFEVPNPATLYTSLLTTPEGLGMIAVGTVAGGILAFGAFAISSVAIPTLMDHDLTFMEGIEASVRCVASNFRPMLLWAVILTGCVLVGVMTFYIGLALILPVLGHASWHAYEDLVRIEPVEELKT
- a CDS encoding molybdopterin-dependent oxidoreductase, coding for MGHIFRALCREVTVVKALLLGCIMLVFSIPLAGHERERGFLELPDGPVILTINGGITHFNAAQEARFDLAMLQALPQHSFETGTPWTEGSSAYSGPLMRTLLEHVGLTGSEDGSGNGSGNGSGNGSGNSVYVSALNGFEAEIPVSDFYEYDVILALERNGQSIPIREYGPLWVLYPFSQDEALLSEKMRFRAVWQVMQINVR
- a CDS encoding ATP-binding protein codes for the protein MSVSRSISRAPRLLRYPRRFKVVAMITVLLFAAALVVAALAAWRQDNLTQSLREDTAWVAYKLDRDAIQLFNHLLATTRGPLSPSDQDDLNLRFELLYSRIMLLQEGEVSLLLENISMAKALLAQIQQQLDTLDPMFEPYASLTQLPITELEEELLVLTRLTERFVIAINGYLAESATEERVLLSVLYKLLMSLLVGMSLAVLLVIVFLVREMRESAAARREQEQLSRQLEVTATQAQAANHAKSDFLAMVSHEIRTPLNGVIGMSELLREPSSLAQVEDYARTIHDSANQLLAMINEILDFSKIEAGHLTLETSPTALKPLVDSVISLFEPRAKAKGLQLTLYIDPLVPGWVMIDASRLRQILLNLIANAIKFTDHGEVNICIYSTVKCLSFDVRDTGCGLNEEQQASLFEPFQQADESVARRFGGTGLGLAICKRLSEAMQGRLGVRSTPGQGSTFWCELPLVEASPVNAPLPSEPMLDFAGISLLLVEDNAVNRKVATGLLSRLGCDVVCAENGQDALDMVQAQQVHLIFMDIQLPDIDGITVTKRLRSQGGWLADVPIVAMTAGGVEGVRQRCLAAGMSDYITKPLSLLTLSNVLSLQLFTVSRPYALPVLPSDLEQHELQPLINRETLETLAVSLGAESVDQLIMLYHQQVSDYVAQLAAYLRSTALLTAEQTKQVARLAHQLRGESLGVGAERLAAEAKRLEIIASSSDSSPQDFNETLSLLRQTASRTHAALEKWRRDDSTEE
- the nosP gene encoding nitric oxide-sensing protein NosP translates to MQRWRNGAVTIAPKNSGIQTAASNQLNPFQAARELAQQLGHEHLGFVLFFCSAEYPLEELAAALGGAFDMVPMSGCTTAGEITPQGYDRGSVVAIGFDRRVFAIETALVDDLEHFDLSRAQPLVDTLLERCRQQAVAPVNEHSFALTLLDGLSSREEQVLATLDAALGRIPSFGGSAGDDNHLAHTHVYANGQFHTRAAVVVMINTRLPFEVFSTHHLEPLAHKLVVTDADREQRRVLELNGLPAAEVYAALVDCPVDALSPSIFAQHPLAVYIGGQHYIRSIQRVNEDASLTFYCAVETGIVLTAMRPTPLLLDLEVMLQRVQQRLGATAPAIIGCDCFLRRMALESLQQLGQASALLRQARVVGFNTYGEQHHGMHVNQTFTGVAFGALPTSGG